A single Aulosira sp. FACHB-615 DNA region contains:
- a CDS encoding PhzF family phenazine biosynthesis protein: MGQIITQVDAFTDKPFAGNPAAVCVLPAPKDTDWMQQVAQEMNLSETAFLVKQEDGFNLRWFTPAVEVPLCGHATLASAHVLWSQGHLASDEVARFHTKSGLLIAKRQNEWIELNFPANHSQVTIAPPELSMALGVNYQAVYQNSLGYLVEIESEDVVRQMQPNFQLLKTFPVDGVIVTSKAHPGSEFDFVSRFFAPALGIDEDPVTGAAHCCLAPFWRDRLDKNAFLAYQASHRGGVVKLYYDGGDRVLLSGQAVTILKGELISD; encoded by the coding sequence ATGGGACAAATCATTACTCAGGTTGATGCTTTTACCGATAAACCTTTTGCGGGAAATCCGGCGGCTGTTTGTGTTTTGCCTGCACCAAAAGACACTGACTGGATGCAGCAGGTAGCACAGGAAATGAATTTGTCGGAAACGGCTTTTTTGGTGAAACAAGAGGATGGCTTTAATCTGCGTTGGTTTACGCCAGCTGTAGAAGTGCCGCTTTGTGGTCATGCAACTTTAGCCAGCGCCCATGTGTTGTGGTCACAAGGACATTTAGCGAGTGACGAAGTGGCGAGATTTCATACCAAAAGTGGGTTATTGATTGCCAAGCGCCAAAATGAATGGATTGAACTGAATTTTCCTGCTAATCACTCACAAGTAACTATTGCACCACCGGAACTCAGTATGGCTTTAGGTGTAAATTATCAAGCTGTTTACCAAAATTCTCTCGGTTATCTCGTAGAAATAGAATCAGAAGATGTAGTACGGCAAATGCAGCCAAATTTTCAACTTTTGAAAACTTTCCCTGTAGATGGGGTAATCGTTACGAGTAAAGCTCATCCAGGCTCAGAATTTGATTTTGTGTCTCGGTTTTTTGCGCCAGCTTTGGGCATTGATGAAGACCCAGTGACGGGAGCCGCCCATTGTTGTTTAGCACCGTTTTGGCGCGATCGCTTGGATAAAAATGCTTTCTTGGCTTATCAAGCATCCCATCGCGGTGGCGTAGTTAAGTTGTATTACGACGGTGGCGATCGCGTACTCCTTTCTGGTCAAGCAGTTACTATCCTAAAAGGTGAACTGATCAGTGATTGA
- a CDS encoding aminopeptidase P family protein, with protein MQIHHISNTLSDTLRHRREKLAQLIDFPVILWSGSSSPRNFRANTYPFRASSHFLYFAGLPLNNAAIRLEAGKLELFIDDPEPGSALWHGETPKREEIAAKIGADTARTLSELKHRGHNAASIPVQNYRTSLVQSQILHREISSPYDLEGLDLALAKAIVSLRLTHDGEALAELRKAAAVSVAAHKAGMAATPKAKQEAEVRAAMEGVIIAQNMTTSYNSIVTVHGEVLHNDVYHHPLQPGDLLLADVGAETEMGWAADITRTWPVSGKFSATQRDIYNVVLAAHDACIAKIRPGVEYRDIHLLAATVIAEGLVDLGILQGNPQDLVELDAHALFFPHGIGHLLGLDVHDMEDLGDLAGYEDDRTRSDRFGLSYLRLNRPLRPGMLITIEPGFYQVPAILNDPQNRAKYQNIINWQRLEQFADVRGIRIEDDVLVTTDGSEILTATLPNDADTVEALVNNLDGEAGG; from the coding sequence ATGCAAATTCACCATATCTCCAACACCCTCAGCGATACTTTACGTCACAGAAGAGAAAAACTAGCTCAATTAATTGATTTCCCGGTAATTCTTTGGTCAGGAAGCAGCAGCCCCCGCAACTTTCGAGCTAATACCTATCCTTTCCGCGCCAGCAGCCATTTCCTCTACTTTGCTGGCTTACCTCTAAACAACGCCGCCATTCGCCTAGAAGCGGGCAAACTAGAGTTATTCATTGATGATCCCGAACCCGGTAGCGCCTTATGGCACGGTGAAACACCCAAACGCGAAGAAATTGCCGCCAAAATTGGTGCAGATACAGCGAGAACCTTATCTGAGTTGAAACATCGCGGTCATAATGCCGCCTCAATTCCCGTGCAGAATTATCGTACAAGTCTTGTACAGTCCCAAATTCTGCACAGAGAAATTTCTTCACCTTATGATTTAGAGGGATTAGATTTAGCATTAGCCAAGGCAATTGTCAGTTTACGCCTCACCCACGATGGGGAAGCCTTAGCCGAATTACGCAAAGCTGCGGCTGTGAGTGTGGCTGCACACAAAGCAGGTATGGCCGCCACCCCCAAAGCAAAACAAGAAGCAGAAGTCCGGGCGGCAATGGAAGGGGTAATTATTGCCCAAAATATGACCACTTCTTACAACAGTATTGTGACTGTTCACGGCGAAGTTTTGCATAATGACGTATATCATCACCCATTGCAACCCGGTGATTTACTGTTGGCTGATGTGGGTGCAGAAACAGAAATGGGGTGGGCGGCTGATATTACCCGCACTTGGCCTGTGTCTGGTAAATTTTCCGCCACACAACGAGATATTTATAATGTGGTTTTAGCGGCTCATGATGCTTGCATTGCTAAAATTCGCCCTGGCGTAGAGTATCGAGATATTCATTTATTAGCCGCAACAGTAATTGCGGAAGGGTTAGTTGATTTAGGCATTTTACAAGGCAACCCCCAAGATTTAGTGGAATTAGATGCCCATGCCTTGTTTTTCCCACATGGAATTGGGCATTTACTGGGTTTAGATGTGCATGATATGGAAGACTTGGGAGATTTAGCCGGATATGAAGATGATAGAACCAGGAGCGATCGCTTTGGCTTAAGTTACCTGCGTCTCAATCGTCCCCTACGTCCAGGAATGCTCATCACAATTGAACCAGGATTTTATCAAGTCCCAGCAATTTTAAATGACCCGCAAAATCGCGCTAAATATCAAAACATCATCAATTGGCAGCGTCTAGAACAATTTGCCGATGTCCGGGGTATCCGCATCGAAGATGATGTTTTAGTTACCACCGATGGCAGTGAAATTTTAACAGCCACCTTACCAAATGATGCTGATACTGTAGAAGCTTTAGTCAATAACCTTGATGGAGAGGCTGGAGGCTAA
- a CDS encoding response regulator: MMSEKINNKNPHILVCDDCQVTCQLLQLILETNGYQVTTVLSGEEVLQKIASQTFDLLLLDVTMPGMDGYEVADRIQQNRSCKCLPILLLSGYEEDTIKKKCQANVAGIIRKPVDMNVLLAVVKQALQLCNCHHISVA; this comes from the coding sequence ATGATGAGCGAAAAAATAAACAATAAAAATCCTCATATTCTTGTATGCGATGATTGTCAGGTAACTTGTCAGTTATTACAACTAATTTTAGAAACAAATGGTTATCAAGTTACTACAGTCTTGAGTGGAGAAGAAGTATTGCAAAAAATAGCATCTCAAACATTTGATTTGCTTTTATTAGATGTCACAATGCCAGGAATGGATGGTTATGAAGTAGCCGATCGCATCCAACAAAATCGCAGTTGTAAGTGTTTACCAATTTTGTTACTAAGTGGCTACGAAGAAGACACCATCAAAAAAAAGTGCCAAGCCAACGTAGCGGGTATTATCCGCAAGCCAGTTGATATGAATGTCTTGTTAGCAGTCGTCAAACAAGCTTTACAATTATGTAACTGCCACCACATCAGTGTTGCTTAA
- the ffh gene encoding signal recognition particle protein, translated as MFDALADRLESAWKKLRGQDKISQSNIQEALREVRRALLEADVNLQVVKDFISEVEAKAQGAEVISGVRPDQQFIKIVYDELVQVMGEENVPLVEAEQKPTIVLMAGLQGTGKTTATAKLALHLRKLERSCLLVATDVYRPAAIDQLITLGKQINVPVFDLGSDADPVEIARQGVERAKAEGVNTVIIDTAGRLQIDEDMMAELARIKEIVQPHETLLVVDSMTGQEAANLTRTFHEQIGITGAILTKLDGDSRGGAALSVRQISGAPIKFVGVGEKVEALQPFYPDRMASRILGMGDVLTLVEKAQEEIDLADAEQMQEKILSAKFDFTDFLKQLRLLKNMGSLGGILKMIPGMGKLSDDQLKQGETQLKRCEAMINSMTKQERQDPDLLASSPSRRRRVAKGAGYKEADVSKLVSDFQKMRSLMQQMGKGNFPGMPGMFGGGGMGNAYAGGRPAAPGWRGYNGGGGGSKKKKPKDKKKKGFGNL; from the coding sequence ATGTTTGATGCACTAGCAGACCGTTTAGAATCCGCCTGGAAAAAACTTCGGGGTCAAGATAAAATCTCGCAATCCAATATTCAAGAGGCTTTGCGAGAAGTCCGCCGCGCTTTATTAGAAGCAGATGTCAACCTCCAGGTAGTCAAAGATTTTATTAGCGAAGTTGAAGCCAAGGCGCAGGGAGCCGAGGTAATTTCTGGCGTGCGCCCAGACCAGCAGTTCATCAAAATTGTCTACGATGAATTGGTGCAGGTGATGGGGGAAGAAAACGTTCCCCTGGTGGAAGCTGAACAAAAGCCGACAATTGTGTTGATGGCTGGTTTGCAAGGTACTGGTAAAACCACAGCCACAGCCAAATTAGCTTTACATCTACGAAAATTAGAGCGCAGCTGTTTGTTAGTCGCCACAGACGTATATCGCCCCGCCGCAATTGATCAGTTGATCACCTTGGGTAAGCAAATTAACGTACCAGTATTTGATCTGGGTAGTGATGCTGACCCTGTAGAAATTGCTCGCCAAGGTGTAGAACGTGCCAAAGCTGAAGGTGTCAACACAGTCATCATTGATACTGCGGGTCGTCTGCAAATCGACGAAGACATGATGGCGGAGTTAGCGCGGATTAAGGAAATAGTCCAACCCCACGAGACTTTGTTGGTGGTGGACTCCATGACTGGTCAAGAAGCCGCCAACCTCACCCGCACCTTCCATGAGCAAATCGGCATTACTGGGGCAATTCTCACCAAGTTAGATGGTGATAGCCGTGGTGGTGCAGCTTTGTCAGTCCGCCAAATTTCCGGCGCACCCATCAAATTTGTCGGTGTTGGGGAAAAAGTCGAAGCCCTACAACCTTTTTACCCTGACCGGATGGCATCGCGGATTTTGGGGATGGGCGATGTTTTGACTTTGGTAGAAAAAGCCCAAGAAGAAATTGACTTGGCCGATGCCGAGCAAATGCAAGAGAAAATTCTGTCAGCGAAGTTTGACTTTACCGACTTTCTCAAACAGCTGCGTTTGCTGAAAAATATGGGGTCACTGGGAGGCATTCTCAAGATGATTCCTGGTATGGGTAAGCTGTCTGATGATCAACTCAAGCAGGGTGAAACTCAGCTAAAACGCTGCGAAGCGATGATTAATTCCATGACCAAGCAAGAACGCCAAGACCCAGATTTATTGGCAAGTTCTCCCAGCCGCAGACGACGGGTGGCTAAGGGTGCTGGTTACAAAGAAGCTGATGTGAGTAAGCTGGTATCAGACTTCCAAAAAATGCGATCGCTCATGCAACAAATGGGTAAAGGTAACTTCCCTGGTATGCCGGGAATGTTCGGCGGCGGTGGTATGGGCAACGCCTACGCAGGTGGTCGTCCCGCCGCCCCCGGATGGCGCGGTTATAACGGCGGTGGTGGCGGCAGCAAAAAGAAAAAACCCAAGGATAAGAAGAAAAAGGGCTTTGGGAACTTGTAG
- the rpsP gene encoding 30S ribosomal protein S16: protein MIKLRLKRYGKKREASYRIVAMNSLSRRDGRPLEELGFYNPRTDEVRLDVPGIVKRLQQGAQPTDTVRRILVKANVLEQVSAKPAS, encoded by the coding sequence ATGATCAAACTGCGCTTGAAGCGATACGGAAAAAAGCGGGAAGCGAGCTACCGTATTGTCGCCATGAATAGCCTCTCTCGCCGCGATGGTCGTCCTTTAGAAGAACTGGGCTTTTACAACCCCAGAACCGATGAAGTTAGACTAGATGTTCCCGGCATCGTCAAGCGACTACAACAAGGCGCACAGCCCACTGACACCGTACGTCGCATCCTCGTAAAAGCTAATGTTCTTGAACAGGTCAGTGCAAAACCCGCATCATAA
- a CDS encoding KH domain-containing protein encodes MFLNRSVQNPHHNLNTPSFAANPNYVGLVRFLMQPFLESPNTLSVDCEISHTLKKAWIRIAFDSADKGKVFGRGGRNIQAIRTVVAAAAELAGQSVYLDIYGSSAMGRDGMSFDEDREERPPLPKTRERRGNNGPSRPVAKPRFR; translated from the coding sequence ATGTTCTTGAACAGGTCAGTGCAAAACCCGCATCATAACCTCAATACGCCATCTTTCGCAGCTAATCCCAATTATGTTGGACTAGTGCGATTTTTGATGCAGCCGTTTTTAGAATCTCCAAATACCTTAAGCGTTGATTGTGAAATTTCTCACACCCTGAAAAAAGCTTGGATTCGCATTGCCTTTGACAGTGCAGATAAAGGCAAAGTATTTGGCCGAGGCGGACGCAATATTCAGGCAATTCGGACAGTAGTTGCTGCTGCGGCAGAACTGGCTGGACAATCTGTATATCTGGACATCTATGGCAGCAGTGCTATGGGGCGAGATGGTATGTCTTTTGATGAAGACCGCGAAGAGCGACCGCCACTGCCAAAAACTAGGGAAAGACGTGGTAACAACGGGCCTAGTAGACCTGTTGCTAAACCTCGTTTCCGCTAG
- the rpsU gene encoding 30S ribosomal protein S21, whose protein sequence is MAEVRLGENETIDSALRRFKKKIQRAGILSEVKRRERYEKPSLRRKRKAEAARKGVRY, encoded by the coding sequence GTGGCTGAAGTCCGTCTAGGTGAAAATGAAACAATTGACTCGGCACTAAGACGTTTTAAAAAGAAAATTCAAAGAGCCGGGATATTATCTGAGGTTAAACGTCGGGAAAGATACGAAAAACCCAGTCTACGCCGGAAGCGTAAAGCAGAAGCAGCACGTAAAGGCGTTCGCTACTAA
- a CDS encoding PhoH family protein — protein sequence MADALKIQLPNIPSAIALAGDGEENLKILSRQTGAVLVLRGQELQITGTDAQINLASRLVRSLEDLWIKGNTISNADILTARQALDSDREDELQELRRDVLARTRRGEEVRAKTFRQRQYIETIRKRDITFCTGPAGTGKTYLAVVVAVQALLANQVEKLILTRPAVEAGERLGFLPGDLQQKINPYLRPLYDAIYEFIDAEKVPNLIERGIIEVAPLAYMRGRTLNHAFIIVDEAQNTTPAQIKMVLTRLGFRSRMVITGDTTQTDLPHNQQSGLSVALDILKHVEGIGFCEFTQKDVVRHPLVQRIVAAYEKYEK from the coding sequence ATGGCAGATGCTTTAAAGATTCAGCTGCCTAATATTCCGAGTGCGATCGCTCTTGCAGGTGATGGTGAAGAAAATCTCAAAATCCTGTCTCGGCAAACAGGCGCGGTGTTAGTGCTACGGGGACAGGAACTTCAGATTACGGGTACAGATGCCCAAATTAATTTAGCATCCAGGTTGGTGCGATCGCTCGAAGACCTGTGGATTAAAGGCAATACGATTTCCAATGCCGATATTTTAACAGCTCGTCAAGCCTTGGATAGCGATCGCGAAGATGAACTCCAAGAATTACGTCGAGATGTCCTCGCTAGAACTCGCCGTGGTGAAGAAGTCCGCGCCAAAACATTTCGTCAACGCCAGTACATTGAAACCATCCGCAAACGTGATATTACCTTCTGCACCGGGCCTGCTGGTACAGGTAAAACTTATCTCGCCGTTGTGGTCGCTGTGCAAGCACTCCTCGCCAATCAAGTAGAAAAGCTGATTTTAACTCGCCCAGCTGTCGAAGCTGGTGAAAGATTAGGCTTTTTACCAGGAGACTTACAGCAAAAAATTAATCCTTATCTTCGTCCACTTTACGATGCCATTTACGAATTTATTGATGCTGAAAAAGTCCCCAATTTAATAGAACGCGGCATTATTGAAGTTGCGCCACTCGCATATATGCGCGGACGTACCCTAAATCATGCTTTCATAATAGTGGATGAAGCTCAAAACACCACACCCGCACAAATCAAAATGGTTTTGACGCGGTTGGGTTTTCGTTCGCGGATGGTGATTACGGGCGATACCACACAAACAGATTTGCCCCATAATCAACAATCAGGCTTATCAGTTGCTTTAGACATTTTAAAACACGTCGAAGGCATTGGTTTTTGCGAATTTACCCAAAAAGATGTAGTGCGTCATCCTCTAGTACAGCGAATTGTTGCTGCTTATGAAAAATACGAAAAATAG
- a CDS encoding ChuX/HutX family heme-like substrate-binding protein, protein MSANLKEFLEACENLGTLRLIVTSSAAVLEARGKIEKLFYAELPKGKYANMHTEGFEFHLNMDKITQVKFETGEAKRGNFTTYAIRFLDDKQEPALSLFLQWGKPGEYEPGQVESWHDLKEKYGEVWQPLPVEI, encoded by the coding sequence ATGAGTGCCAATTTAAAAGAATTTTTAGAAGCCTGTGAAAATTTAGGAACCTTGCGTTTAATTGTTACCAGCAGTGCGGCTGTATTAGAAGCACGCGGCAAAATTGAGAAATTATTTTATGCCGAATTGCCGAAAGGTAAATATGCCAATATGCACACCGAAGGCTTTGAATTTCACCTCAATATGGACAAAATTACCCAAGTGAAGTTTGAAACAGGTGAAGCAAAAAGAGGTAACTTTACAACTTATGCCATCCGGTTTTTAGATGATAAACAAGAACCTGCTTTAAGCTTATTTCTCCAATGGGGCAAACCAGGAGAATATGAACCCGGTCAAGTAGAATCTTGGCACGATTTAAAAGAGAAATATGGCGAAGTTTGGCAGCCTTTACCAGTAGAGATATAA
- a CDS encoding FTR1 family protein gives MNFSTALPTFVITLREGVEAALVVGIVLALLKKAKQSRLNSWVYAGVGVGIVVSALIGVLFSVVIKALGQVNPQYTSVVEPGLEGVFSVLAIAMLSWMLIWMTKQARFMKAQVEGAVTEALTQNNNAGWGVFSLILIAVVREGFETVLFIAANFQQGLIPTIGALGGLLVAATIGVLLFKLGVKINIRQFFQVMGVLLVLIVAGLVVSALKHFDDAFANLALSSRASESLCFYYEHFTKVHSCILGPIVWNTSSILPDDQFPGIILKSLFGYREHLYIVQAVGYVLFLLTVGGLYFRSLNGETVKSNKNVSLFQK, from the coding sequence ATGAATTTTAGTACTGCTTTACCTACTTTTGTAATTACACTCCGAGAGGGAGTAGAAGCCGCCTTAGTTGTGGGGATAGTGTTGGCTTTATTGAAAAAAGCCAAACAATCTCGACTTAATTCTTGGGTGTATGCTGGTGTCGGCGTTGGTATTGTTGTCAGCGCCTTGATAGGTGTGCTGTTTAGCGTGGTAATTAAAGCATTAGGTCAAGTTAATCCACAATACACATCGGTGGTTGAACCGGGACTAGAAGGTGTGTTTAGTGTGTTGGCGATCGCAATGCTTAGTTGGATGCTAATCTGGATGACGAAACAAGCCAGATTTATGAAAGCCCAAGTAGAAGGTGCTGTTACAGAAGCACTCACACAAAATAACAATGCTGGCTGGGGCGTTTTTAGTTTAATTTTAATTGCCGTAGTCCGCGAAGGTTTTGAAACCGTGTTGTTCATTGCGGCTAACTTTCAGCAAGGTTTAATTCCCACAATTGGCGCTCTTGGCGGTTTATTAGTAGCAGCCACAATTGGCGTATTGTTATTTAAATTAGGTGTCAAAATCAACATCCGCCAGTTTTTCCAAGTTATGGGCGTTTTATTAGTGTTGATTGTTGCCGGGTTAGTCGTTTCTGCATTAAAACATTTTGACGATGCCTTTGCTAACTTAGCCCTCAGCAGTCGTGCTTCCGAAAGCCTGTGTTTTTACTATGAACACTTTACTAAAGTCCACTCTTGCATTTTAGGGCCGATAGTTTGGAATACTTCTAGTATTTTGCCTGATGATCAATTCCCCGGCATTATTCTGAAATCTTTATTTGGCTACAGAGAACATCTATATATTGTGCAAGCAGTGGGATATGTTTTATTTTTGCTAACTGTTGGCGGATTATATTTCCGCAGTTTAAATGGCGAAACTGTAAAATCTAATAAAAATGTGTCTCTTTTCCAAAAATAA
- a CDS encoding Crp/Fnr family transcriptional regulator → MVSLHSSLSTAPNKNAKQHFTRRSFLPENQNVLWQIEKGFVRTYTYLEDGTTVALGLWGPGDTVGKVLSKMEPYQMECLTKVEVKILPLEDWYQAQETLLAHIQQAEELMVIRSYKKVDTMLIKLLAWLSKKFGSQVEQGRLIDMRLTHEDLAEMLGSTRVTITRILGQFEDEGLIDRLSLHRIVVKEEDIWYYEI, encoded by the coding sequence ATGGTGTCTTTACACTCAAGCTTGTCTACCGCGCCTAATAAAAACGCCAAGCAGCATTTTACTAGGCGCTCATTCTTACCAGAGAATCAAAATGTACTTTGGCAAATTGAAAAAGGCTTTGTACGTACTTATACTTATTTAGAAGATGGTACAACAGTTGCGCTAGGATTATGGGGGCCTGGGGATACCGTTGGCAAAGTCTTGTCAAAAATGGAACCTTATCAAATGGAGTGCTTAACCAAGGTAGAAGTTAAAATCTTGCCCCTAGAAGATTGGTATCAAGCGCAAGAAACACTACTAGCACATATCCAACAAGCTGAAGAATTGATGGTAATTCGTAGCTATAAAAAAGTTGATACCATGCTGATTAAATTATTAGCATGGTTGTCGAAAAAATTTGGTTCACAGGTTGAACAAGGACGTTTAATAGATATGCGCTTAACTCACGAAGACCTAGCAGAAATGCTTGGTTCTACCCGCGTAACTATCACTCGAATTTTAGGACAATTTGAGGATGAAGGTTTGATTGATCGTCTTTCTCTCCATCGCATTGTCGTGAAAGAAGAAGACATTTGGTACTATGAAATTTAA
- a CDS encoding GUN4 domain-containing protein, producing MTQSPDNQPAWWESVQKILDNKLVGWGIPGIFVAIAADHAKNARWQEFVIFLGITFVVALIIRIGSKLLPYFDKFLDWLLATQIPKWWTAITDKFGAEYLATITAECQEYQGRGFSGEGLDLENVFVPLGFNCEQPVYNPQDLTVGEETELEQDSAFAQTEISRSIATQKEPEIGSLLRGITNKKLAWRKLVILGAPGSGKTTLLRHITLLFALRKQSKLDRGLPQLIPVLLRLRDVAPIIVADTNSSLAQVIAKAKKDESSKTQDWFNKQLKDGKCLVMLDGLDEIADDEHRKQVSNWVSQQLQSYNNKLPFILTSRPQAYNQAPLLNTPAYFVRSFTTEQRNEFVYKWYFNLEKRRNSGKVSEKQLRRNAEAKKDDLVRQVNAVPSLRLMATNPLLLALIINTYKEKTSLAPTRIGLYKQVCDVLLQGRQSISGTTRYPLKPEQKQEALQALALEMTKRQVLQFTLDEKSQDSNIFLAKDFLQQELAQMVEAGKEFTPEAFIEKDDLGVRELLSDRKQEKLYEFTHRTFQEYLTAVELTKAEHEPDLLEVFAKDKKYLDWWRQTILFYAGQVKIDKLIDAALNKPTVENLTLAYECLQNKLRVSREKEQELLDKVEQGLQSNDVEVFKLAASVQLQKRLNYLNEDCFLGSSETDEQPGVTITAAGKKIWTLQKVDDTDLTEAEYRLFLLEQNNSDSDLTLENNLNQLDFVNSNAFCAWLSEKTRERFGEAGICYQRETSTNTFRLVRFRIPEKYHQLAYYLAAGMWKKADEETLQVILKVAGKDKQSYLELEDIRNFPCKDLAIIDKLWVDYSNGHFGFSVQKEIYLSVGGILEGSQTNSPFNKVLAPFKSIYARFGGRVRDEDDKIYEAYKRFADAVGWRVESEWITPIYEKNTSALKLKKGHLPFTPIPLQYMKFTTVYTRVNR from the coding sequence ATGACTCAAAGCCCAGATAATCAACCAGCTTGGTGGGAATCGGTACAAAAGATTTTAGACAACAAATTGGTTGGGTGGGGTATACCGGGTATTTTTGTTGCTATTGCTGCTGATCATGCTAAAAATGCTCGATGGCAAGAGTTTGTTATTTTTCTAGGAATCACTTTTGTTGTTGCGCTGATTATTAGAATTGGGAGTAAACTTCTTCCTTATTTTGATAAATTTCTAGACTGGTTACTGGCTACGCAAATTCCCAAATGGTGGACAGCAATTACAGATAAATTTGGGGCTGAGTACCTCGCTACAATAACAGCAGAATGTCAAGAATATCAGGGACGCGGATTTAGTGGTGAAGGGTTAGATTTAGAGAATGTATTTGTCCCTTTAGGCTTTAATTGTGAACAGCCAGTTTATAACCCTCAAGATTTGACGGTTGGTGAAGAAACTGAGCTAGAACAAGATTCGGCCTTTGCACAAACAGAAATTTCTCGAAGTATTGCAACTCAGAAAGAACCTGAAATTGGCAGTTTGTTGAGAGGAATTACAAACAAAAAATTGGCGTGGCGAAAACTGGTAATTTTAGGCGCTCCAGGTTCAGGAAAAACCACACTTTTAAGACACATCACCCTTTTGTTTGCACTGCGGAAACAATCAAAATTGGATCGAGGTTTGCCTCAACTTATTCCTGTTTTGTTGCGGTTGAGAGATGTTGCTCCAATTATTGTGGCGGATACTAATTCTTCTCTGGCGCAAGTAATTGCTAAGGCGAAAAAAGATGAATCATCAAAAACTCAAGATTGGTTTAACAAGCAGCTAAAAGATGGCAAATGTCTGGTAATGTTAGATGGACTTGATGAAATTGCCGACGATGAGCATCGAAAACAGGTCAGTAATTGGGTTTCTCAGCAACTCCAAAGTTATAACAATAAATTACCATTCATTCTTACGTCGCGTCCACAAGCTTACAATCAAGCACCTCTGTTAAATACCCCGGCTTATTTTGTTAGGTCATTTACAACTGAACAGCGCAATGAATTTGTTTACAAGTGGTATTTTAATTTAGAGAAGCGGCGTAACTCTGGAAAAGTATCAGAAAAACAACTGCGAAGAAATGCTGAAGCTAAAAAAGATGATTTAGTGCGCCAAGTTAATGCGGTTCCTTCTCTGCGTTTAATGGCAACAAATCCCTTATTACTGGCATTAATTATTAATACTTATAAAGAGAAAACCAGTCTTGCTCCTACCAGAATTGGACTATATAAACAAGTTTGTGATGTGCTGCTTCAAGGAAGACAATCTATTTCTGGAACTACCCGCTATCCACTCAAGCCAGAACAGAAGCAAGAAGCTTTGCAAGCACTCGCGCTGGAAATGACTAAACGCCAAGTGCTTCAGTTTACCCTAGATGAGAAAAGTCAAGACAGTAATATTTTTCTTGCCAAAGATTTTCTGCAACAAGAACTAGCTCAGATGGTTGAGGCGGGAAAAGAGTTTACACCAGAGGCTTTTATCGAAAAAGATGACCTTGGTGTGCGAGAATTGTTGAGCGATCGCAAACAAGAGAAACTCTATGAATTTACCCATCGTACCTTTCAAGAATATTTAACGGCGGTGGAACTCACAAAAGCCGAACATGAACCTGATTTATTAGAAGTTTTTGCGAAAGATAAAAAATACTTGGACTGGTGGAGACAAACTATATTATTCTATGCTGGTCAAGTCAAAATAGATAAACTAATTGATGCGGCATTAAACAAGCCAACTGTAGAAAACCTCACCCTTGCTTATGAGTGTTTACAAAATAAGCTCAGAGTTAGTCGAGAAAAAGAGCAGGAATTACTCGACAAAGTAGAACAGGGATTACAGTCAAATGACGTAGAAGTTTTTAAGTTAGCTGCATCAGTGCAACTGCAAAAACGGCTAAACTATCTCAACGAAGATTGTTTTCTTGGTAGTTCAGAAACCGACGAGCAACCTGGAGTTACCATAACAGCAGCAGGTAAAAAAATCTGGACATTACAAAAAGTCGATGATACTGATCTCACTGAAGCAGAATATCGGTTGTTTTTATTAGAACAAAACAACAGTGATTCAGACTTAACTCTGGAAAACAACCTCAATCAGCTAGACTTTGTAAACAGTAATGCGTTTTGTGCTTGGTTGAGTGAAAAAACCAGAGAACGATTTGGTGAAGCAGGAATTTGTTATCAACGGGAAACATCAACAAATACATTCCGCCTAGTTCGGTTTCGCATCCCAGAAAAGTATCATCAACTAGCCTATTATTTAGCAGCAGGTATGTGGAAAAAAGCTGACGAGGAAACATTGCAGGTGATACTGAAAGTCGCAGGAAAAGACAAACAAAGCTATCTGGAACTAGAAGACATTAGGAATTTTCCCTGTAAAGATTTAGCAATTATTGATAAATTATGGGTTGATTACAGCAATGGACACTTTGGGTTTAGTGTTCAGAAAGAAATTTATCTCAGTGTTGGTGGAATTTTAGAAGGAAGCCAAACAAATTCACCTTTCAACAAGGTTCTTGCGCCTTTCAAATCGATATATGCTCGTTTTGGTGGTAGAGTTAGAGATGAAGATGACAAAATCTACGAAGCTTATAAACGCTTCGCTGATGCGGTGGGGTGGAGAGTAGAAAGCGAATGGATTACACCAATTTATGAAAAAAATACCTCAGCATTAAAACTAAAAAAAGGACACTTACCGTTTACACCAATTCCACTCCAATATATGAAATTTACTACCGTATACACCAGAGTAAACCGTTAA